The following are from one region of the Ignavibacteriota bacterium genome:
- the dapD gene encoding 2,3,4,5-tetrahydropyridine-2,6-dicarboxylate N-acetyltransferase, translating to MDSHEIIRTISDAKKKTPAKVYLQGELGKINFGELDYYGSSVSGILFCEYSDFEKFYESNKQFITKFKIEIDRRNSAIPMADLSKYNCRIEPGAIIRDMVEIGDHCVIMMGAVLNIGAVIGERTMIDMNVVIGGRAIVGKNCHIGAGTVLAGVIEPPSADPVIIEDDVLIGANAVVLEGVKVGRGAVVAAGSIVVKNVEPNTVVAGVPAKLLKKVDDKTKAKTQLMEELRKL from the coding sequence ATGGATTCACATGAAATCATAAGAACAATATCAGACGCAAAAAAGAAAACACCGGCAAAGGTTTATCTTCAGGGTGAACTTGGTAAAATTAATTTTGGTGAATTAGATTATTATGGTTCATCGGTTTCTGGAATTCTATTCTGCGAATATTCCGATTTCGAAAAATTTTATGAAAGTAACAAACAATTCATTACTAAATTTAAGATTGAAATTGATAGAAGAAATTCGGCAATTCCAATGGCTGATCTTTCAAAATACAATTGCAGAATCGAACCCGGAGCGATTATCAGAGATATGGTGGAGATTGGTGATCACTGCGTCATAATGATGGGAGCTGTGTTGAATATTGGTGCAGTAATCGGTGAAAGAACAATGATAGATATGAATGTTGTAATTGGTGGAAGAGCAATTGTTGGTAAGAATTGTCACATCGGTGCAGGAACAGTTTTAGCCGGAGTGATTGAGCCGCCGAGTGCTGATCCTGTAATAATAGAAGATGATGTTTTGATTGGTGCGAACGCAGTCGTGCTGGAAGGTGTAAAAGTTGGTAGAGGTGCAGTAGTTGCTGCTGGTTCGATCGTTGTTAAAAATGTTGAACCAAATACAGTTGTTGCCGGAGTACCAGCAAAATTATTAAAAAAAGTTGATGATAAAACTAAAGCTAAGACTCAGCTAATGGAAGAGTTGAGGAAGCTGTAG
- a CDS encoding aspartate kinase, translating to MKLIVQKYGGSSVSDVDKLKKIASMIAAVRKQQIDVVVVVSAMGKTTNQLIEMAKAISPDPPRREMDMLLSTGERTSMALLCIALHEEGIESISLTGSQAGIITNDRHNDARVIEVRPIRVLDEIDKGKVVVIGGFQGVSYKRDITTLGRGGSDTSAVALAAALNAERCEIYSDVDGVYTTDPNIVANAKHLPEISYQQIQEMAEAGAKVLNAQAVQFAKEAKITLFARDTFKPGKETIIKDVSRKELSSVLAVVYEKDIVRVFVHDADKIYVVLDFLEKNQIPIKEFQVSGISGDKGYKCSFIISTSSLYNWEKVKESLEEKLRDGIYINENFAAISIIGEGFSRNNDALIETMKLLDSKAINYYGINTTSFRISLLVEKNLLNEAVKICHEYWIK from the coding sequence ATGAAATTAATCGTTCAAAAATATGGTGGAAGCAGTGTTTCTGATGTTGACAAACTGAAAAAGATTGCTTCGATGATTGCTGCAGTCAGGAAGCAGCAGATTGATGTTGTTGTTGTAGTTTCAGCAATGGGAAAAACTACAAACCAGCTTATCGAAATGGCAAAAGCAATTTCGCCTGATCCTCCACGAAGAGAAATGGATATGCTGTTAAGTACTGGCGAACGAACTTCCATGGCTTTACTTTGTATTGCACTTCATGAAGAAGGAATTGAATCAATTTCTTTAACAGGTTCACAAGCCGGAATAATAACTAATGACCGTCATAATGATGCAAGAGTAATTGAAGTTCGCCCGATCAGAGTTCTGGATGAAATTGATAAAGGTAAAGTTGTTGTAATCGGTGGTTTCCAGGGCGTCAGTTACAAACGCGACATAACGACATTAGGAAGAGGGGGTTCGGATACTTCAGCAGTTGCATTAGCTGCTGCATTAAATGCAGAAAGATGTGAAATATATTCTGATGTTGATGGTGTTTATACAACTGATCCGAATATTGTAGCAAATGCAAAACATCTTCCCGAAATTTCTTATCAGCAAATTCAGGAAATGGCGGAAGCAGGTGCCAAAGTATTGAATGCTCAGGCTGTTCAATTTGCTAAAGAGGCAAAAATTACTTTGTTTGCACGTGATACGTTTAAACCAGGTAAAGAAACAATTATAAAAGATGTTTCCAGAAAAGAACTGTCAAGCGTTTTAGCTGTAGTTTATGAAAAAGATATCGTTCGCGTTTTTGTTCACGACGCAGATAAAATCTATGTTGTGCTGGACTTTCTTGAAAAGAATCAGATCCCAATTAAAGAATTTCAGGTATCAGGTATTTCTGGTGATAAAGGATACAAATGTTCGTTTATCATCTCAACAAGCAGTCTGTACAATTGGGAAAAAGTCAAAGAGAGTCTCGAAGAAAAGTTAAGAGATGGTATTTACATCAATGAAAACTTTGCAGCAATTTCGATAATTGGCGAAGGTTTCAGCCGAAACAACGATGCATTGATTGAGACAATGAAACTGCTGGATTCCAAAGCAATTAATTATTACGGAATAAACACAACATCATTCAGAATTTCTCTGCTCGTCGAAAAAAATCTCCTTAATGAAGCTGTAAAAATCTGCCACGAGTATTGGATTAAATAA
- a CDS encoding TonB-dependent receptor: MNIFFRIICVCLVVVTQVIAQQGQGNFSGGSIFGKVFDSSTKHAIEYANIIIFSLRDSSMVTGGVTNSDGVFNITLNKPGKFKVEVRFIGYDTETIEVSVNPSSPNINLGDILIHPTAINLSDVVVQGDRSPVTYEIDKKVINPDQMQTVISGNAADVLANVPSVQVDVEGNVSLRGSQNFTVLIDGRPSLMDAQDALQQISASSIQQIEIITNPTAKYDAEGTAGIINIIMKKNLGQELNGIFNANAGMYDTYGGNFLINYQNGFKANAGLDFNQRNFPGDQTQNNIYYLENGTSTINSIGEIERRRISFEGRAGIEFNLSDYDLLTFGVRGGKREGGFNSTDNFTEFASSDSADFHYKGINDRTREGTYYSLNSNYTRTFDLPGHQLIAELLFSKQSSDELTTTAEFDNVNQLSGKKTTENGPSTDFRGKLDYTLPFSEVSKFEAGYQGEIELSDESNDLYEYNPSTNQYELQAQFSNLTKYNESQHSLYSMYSDMLWVLNYQLGLRVEYTYRNIEVPLMSQTFNIDQVDYFPSIHTSYKITPVSTIMASYSRRINRPGGWALEPFPTWVDANNVRVGNPNLLPEFIDSYETGLQSILGSVNLSIELYFRKTTNKIEWVRTAIEDNVTLTTFSNVGEDYSLGSEVMVIFDPFSFWNVNLMGNLYNYRVEGSILNEPFSNESFNWQTRMNNTFKLWSSTQVQFNLNYNSPTVSSQGRWEEFFSSDLSIRQEIISNILAITLQVRDVFGTAKREFSSEGTQPVQL, encoded by the coding sequence ATGAATATTTTTTTTAGGATTATTTGTGTCTGTTTAGTTGTTGTAACTCAGGTGATTGCTCAACAAGGTCAGGGTAATTTTTCCGGAGGTTCTATTTTTGGTAAAGTGTTTGACTCATCAACGAAGCACGCAATTGAATATGCGAACATTATCATTTTCTCTTTACGTGATTCATCGATGGTGACCGGTGGAGTAACAAATAGTGATGGCGTGTTCAACATTACACTAAACAAACCTGGTAAATTTAAAGTCGAAGTCAGGTTCATCGGATACGATACTGAAACAATTGAAGTATCAGTAAATCCATCTTCACCAAATATAAATCTCGGTGATATTCTTATTCATCCAACAGCAATAAATTTATCTGATGTTGTCGTTCAGGGAGACAGATCTCCGGTTACTTATGAAATCGACAAAAAAGTTATCAACCCCGATCAGATGCAAACTGTAATCTCCGGAAATGCTGCAGATGTTCTTGCAAATGTTCCTTCGGTTCAGGTGGATGTCGAAGGAAATGTTAGTTTGCGCGGAAGTCAAAACTTTACTGTTTTAATTGATGGAAGACCATCTTTGATGGATGCACAGGATGCCCTTCAACAGATTTCTGCTTCGTCCATTCAGCAAATTGAAATAATCACGAATCCAACAGCTAAATATGATGCTGAAGGAACTGCTGGAATAATTAATATTATTATGAAAAAGAATTTAGGTCAGGAGTTGAATGGTATCTTTAATGCAAATGCTGGAATGTATGATACTTACGGTGGAAATTTTTTAATCAACTACCAGAATGGTTTCAAAGCAAATGCTGGGCTCGATTTTAATCAAAGGAATTTCCCTGGTGATCAAACACAGAATAATATTTATTATCTCGAGAACGGCACATCAACAATAAACTCAATTGGTGAAATCGAAAGAAGAAGAATTTCTTTTGAAGGCAGAGCAGGTATCGAGTTTAATTTAAGCGATTACGATCTCCTTACATTTGGAGTTCGTGGTGGAAAAAGAGAAGGTGGATTTAATTCCACTGATAATTTTACTGAATTTGCTTCATCAGATTCTGCTGATTTTCATTACAAAGGAATTAACGATAGGACACGCGAAGGAACTTACTATTCATTAAATTCAAATTATACCCGGACATTTGATTTACCCGGTCATCAATTAATAGCTGAATTGCTTTTTAGCAAACAGTCATCAGATGAGTTAACAACTACTGCAGAGTTTGATAACGTTAATCAACTAAGCGGGAAAAAAACAACCGAGAATGGTCCATCCACAGATTTCAGAGGAAAGTTAGATTATACTTTACCATTTTCTGAGGTGAGTAAATTTGAAGCAGGTTATCAGGGAGAAATTGAATTATCGGATGAGAGCAACGATCTTTATGAATACAATCCCTCCACCAATCAATATGAACTTCAGGCTCAGTTCAGTAATCTTACAAAGTACAATGAAAGTCAGCATTCACTATACTCAATGTATTCCGATATGTTATGGGTTTTAAATTATCAACTTGGATTGAGAGTTGAATATACTTACAGGAATATTGAAGTTCCTTTGATGAGTCAGACTTTCAATATCGATCAGGTTGATTACTTCCCGAGTATTCACACTTCATATAAAATTACACCAGTGTCAACAATCATGGCAAGTTATTCACGAAGAATTAACCGACCGGGAGGTTGGGCACTCGAACCATTTCCAACCTGGGTTGATGCAAACAATGTTAGGGTTGGTAATCCCAACTTGTTACCAGAATTTATTGATTCCTATGAAACAGGTCTTCAGTCGATTCTTGGAAGTGTTAATCTTTCCATCGAACTATATTTCAGGAAGACAACAAATAAAATCGAATGGGTGCGGACGGCAATAGAAGACAATGTAACTTTAACAACGTTCAGCAATGTTGGTGAAGATTATTCACTCGGCAGTGAAGTAATGGTGATATTCGATCCATTCAGTTTCTGGAATGTTAACCTGATGGGGAATCTTTATAATTATCGTGTTGAAGGAAGTATATTGAACGAGCCATTTTCAAACGAAAGTTTCAACTGGCAGACAAGAATGAATAATACTTTCAAGCTCTGGAGCTCGACCCAAGTACAGTTTAATTTGAATTACAACAGTCCAACAGTTTCTTCGCAAGGGCGATGGGAGGAATTTTTCAGTTCTGATCTTTCTATAAGACAAGAAATTATCTCAAATATTCTCGCGATAACTTTACAAGTAAGAGATGTTTTTGGAACTGCTAAAAGAGAATTTTCTTCGGAAGGTACCCAACCTGTACAATTATAA
- a CDS encoding sulfide/dihydroorotate dehydrogenase-like FAD/NAD-binding protein gives MYKILSATFIAPNIKRFTIEAPKIAHKRKAGQFVIIRIDDFGERIPLTIADSDSEKGTIDIIVQGIGKTTNELNSLQTGNYLKDVVGPLGKASHIENYGTAVSIGGGVGTAIVYPTAVALKQAGNHTISIIGGRTKEFVILEDEMKKVCDEVFVTTDDGSYGKHGFVTDQLKELIAQRKIDFVLAIGPIPMMKAVADVTREKGIQTVVSLNPIMVDGTGMCGGCRATVDNKTVFVCVDGPEFDAHKVDFKTLMTRNQSYLMEEKVSIEGHECNLNKLQPNDILTY, from the coding sequence ATGTATAAAATTTTATCTGCAACATTTATTGCGCCTAACATTAAAAGATTTACAATTGAAGCACCAAAGATTGCTCATAAGAGAAAAGCCGGACAGTTTGTAATTATCAGAATAGATGATTTTGGAGAAAGAATTCCTTTAACTATTGCTGATTCCGATTCTGAAAAAGGAACGATTGATATTATCGTGCAGGGTATTGGTAAAACAACTAACGAATTAAACTCACTTCAGACCGGAAATTATCTTAAAGATGTTGTAGGACCACTTGGCAAAGCTTCGCACATAGAAAATTATGGTACTGCAGTTAGTATCGGTGGTGGAGTTGGAACTGCAATTGTATATCCGACAGCCGTTGCTTTAAAACAAGCCGGTAATCATACTATTTCAATCATCGGAGGAAGAACAAAAGAGTTTGTGATTCTTGAAGATGAAATGAAAAAAGTTTGTGATGAAGTTTTTGTAACCACTGATGATGGAAGTTATGGTAAACACGGTTTTGTAACTGATCAGTTGAAAGAATTAATCGCTCAAAGAAAAATTGATTTCGTTCTTGCAATCGGACCAATACCGATGATGAAAGCAGTTGCAGATGTTACAAGAGAGAAGGGAATTCAGACTGTTGTAAGCTTAAACCCGATAATGGTTGATGGCACAGGAATGTGCGGTGGATGTCGTGCAACAGTTGATAATAAAACTGTTTTTGTATGTGTTGATGGACCGGAATTCGATGCACACAAAGTTGATTTCAAAACTTTGATGACAAGAAATCAATCATACTTGATGGAAGAGAAAGTTTCAATTGAAGGGCACGAATGTAATTTAAACAAACTTCAGCCTAATGATATTCTAACTTATTAA
- the gltA gene encoding NADPH-dependent glutamate synthase — translation MSEKISNKERMKIPRQVMPEQDPVQRRANFSEVNLGFTEELAKMEALRCIQCPKPTCIEGCPVGVKINEFIALVADGDFLGAASKMKEDNLLPAICGRVCPQEEQCEIKCVVGKKNEPVAIGRLERFVADYERETVGIRVPSPKPKTGKKVAIVGSGPAGLSCAGDLIQMGHDVTVFEALHELGGVLIYGIPEFRLPKSIVKAEIESLSKLGVEFRTNEVIGLTDTVDELMKKGASSPTSTSQDGYDAVFIAVGAGLPYFLNIPGENLNGVYSSNEFLTRVNLMKAYRFPEFDTPVFNCKDKNVAVFGGGNTAMDTVRISKRLGAKNAYIIYRRSDVEMPAREEEIHHAKEEGIEFILLSNPLEFIGDERGWLKSVKIQKMELGEPDSSGRRRPIPIQGSEYILPIDMAVISIGNGSNPIIQKTTPDLQYNKWGNIIVDENTMKTSKKGVFAGGDIVTGGATVILAMGAGRKAASAINDYLLNGDNP, via the coding sequence ATGTCAGAAAAAATTTCTAACAAAGAAAGAATGAAAATTCCAAGACAGGTAATGCCCGAACAAGATCCTGTTCAAAGAAGAGCTAATTTTTCTGAAGTAAATCTTGGATTTACAGAAGAACTTGCAAAGATGGAAGCACTTCGTTGTATTCAATGTCCAAAACCAACTTGTATTGAAGGTTGTCCGGTTGGTGTGAAGATAAATGAGTTTATTGCTTTAGTTGCTGATGGTGATTTTTTAGGTGCTGCGTCAAAAATGAAAGAAGATAATTTACTTCCTGCAATTTGTGGAAGAGTTTGCCCGCAGGAAGAACAGTGTGAGATCAAATGTGTTGTTGGAAAAAAGAATGAGCCCGTTGCAATTGGAAGATTAGAAAGATTTGTTGCAGATTACGAAAGAGAGACAGTTGGTATTCGGGTTCCATCACCAAAACCTAAAACCGGGAAGAAAGTTGCAATTGTTGGAAGCGGTCCAGCCGGTTTGAGCTGTGCAGGCGATTTAATACAAATGGGACACGACGTAACTGTGTTTGAAGCCCTTCACGAACTTGGTGGTGTGTTGATTTATGGAATTCCGGAATTCCGTTTACCAAAATCAATTGTTAAAGCTGAAATAGAATCACTCAGCAAACTCGGTGTTGAATTTAGAACTAATGAAGTTATTGGTTTAACGGATACCGTTGATGAGCTTATGAAAAAAGGGGCTTCGTCTCCGACTTCGACCTCTCAAGATGGTTATGACGCTGTTTTTATTGCAGTTGGTGCCGGACTTCCATACTTCCTGAATATTCCTGGTGAAAATCTTAACGGTGTTTATTCTTCAAATGAATTTTTAACAAGAGTTAACCTGATGAAAGCGTACCGCTTTCCTGAATTTGATACTCCTGTTTTCAATTGTAAAGATAAAAACGTTGCAGTGTTTGGCGGTGGTAATACTGCAATGGATACAGTAAGAATTTCAAAACGTCTTGGTGCAAAGAATGCATATATCATTTACAGAAGATCAGATGTTGAAATGCCTGCACGTGAAGAAGAAATTCATCATGCAAAAGAAGAAGGGATAGAATTTATTTTACTTTCAAATCCTCTTGAATTTATTGGTGATGAAAGGGGCTGGCTCAAATCTGTAAAGATTCAAAAAATGGAACTTGGTGAACCCGATTCTTCCGGAAGAAGAAGACCAATTCCGATTCAAGGCTCGGAATATATTCTCCCGATTGATATGGCTGTAATTTCAATTGGCAATGGTTCAAATCCTATCATTCAAAAAACAACTCCCGACTTGCAGTATAATAAGTGGGGAAATATCATTGTTGATGAAAACACAATGAAGACATCGAAGAAAGGTGTTTTTGCAGGCGGTGATATTGTAACCGGTGGTGCAACCGTTATTCTTGCTATGGGTGCAGGAAGAAAAGCTGCTTCAGCGATTAATGATTATTTACTTAATGGAGATAATCCGTAA
- a CDS encoding DUF814 domain-containing protein, whose translation MHRNYFFLNRLIIEANDLLKGLNIAQIFSQEKGTLIIHCRNKSNEKFVEICVVPGSPYLTIKNTFSRAKKNTIDFFNQSVDEKIHSLEIAVDDRIIKFNLEHSEIYFAIRGKFTNVFFSNNEVFIPFKTIGQAELSVIHDEFLNKKFSEDWNAINLHLVVETNYLDHIRKKYPVLGTDIIKEVKSRSNDNSNLKLENILKGVLEEIRISSPCVFADESAQEIKLGFENFKSIPFTEKFLFKNVIEAQNFLLSKKYYVDSRSERLKLIKQSLDREINKISNRLNSLNGILERGSKEAEYNQNGNLLLTNISKIKAGMNNITVDNIFGDDIKIQIALNPKLSPQKNIDYYFEKSKSERTLIAKTQELVKKLKSEFNYLKNLNESVNQIQSVKELEEVMKKLRIKSVQEKEAKDDLSLRFKHYVIEGKYDLYVGKDSKNNDLLTTKFAKQNDYWFHARGASGSHAVLRIHNTKEPVPKSVLKKSASIAAFHSKAKTAGIVPVAFTFKKYVVKKKGDPVGTVHLLREDVLLVKPEIPAGCEYVSSQD comes from the coding sequence ATGCACAGAAATTATTTCTTTCTTAACAGGTTAATCATTGAGGCAAATGATCTTTTAAAAGGATTAAATATTGCACAAATATTTTCGCAGGAAAAAGGTACGCTCATCATTCATTGCAGGAATAAAAGTAATGAGAAATTTGTTGAGATATGTGTTGTCCCCGGCAGCCCTTATTTAACTATAAAAAATACTTTTTCGAGAGCAAAGAAAAACACGATAGACTTTTTTAACCAGTCTGTTGATGAAAAGATTCATTCGCTTGAAATTGCTGTTGATGACAGGATTATAAAATTCAATCTCGAACATTCAGAAATCTATTTTGCAATCAGGGGAAAATTTACAAACGTTTTTTTTTCAAATAATGAAGTCTTCATCCCATTCAAAACTATCGGACAAGCTGAACTTTCCGTTATTCATGATGAATTTCTGAATAAAAAGTTTTCAGAAGATTGGAACGCAATCAATCTGCATCTTGTTGTTGAGACAAATTATCTTGATCACATCAGGAAAAAATATCCGGTGCTTGGAACTGATATAATCAAAGAAGTAAAATCACGATCTAATGATAATTCAAATCTAAAACTTGAAAACATATTGAAAGGAGTCCTAGAAGAGATCAGGATATCCAGCCCTTGTGTATTTGCAGATGAAAGCGCTCAGGAAATAAAACTCGGTTTTGAGAATTTTAAAAGCATACCATTTACAGAAAAGTTTTTGTTCAAAAATGTAATTGAGGCACAGAATTTTCTTCTTTCAAAAAAATATTATGTTGATTCAAGATCAGAGCGTTTGAAGCTAATCAAACAATCTCTTGATAGAGAAATAAATAAAATTTCTAACAGGCTTAATAGTCTTAACGGAATTCTGGAAAGAGGAAGCAAGGAAGCTGAATACAACCAAAACGGAAATCTTCTGCTGACTAATATCAGCAAGATCAAAGCAGGAATGAACAATATTACTGTTGATAATATTTTCGGTGATGACATTAAAATTCAGATTGCACTTAATCCAAAGCTTTCACCTCAAAAAAATATTGATTACTACTTCGAAAAATCAAAATCAGAAAGAACGTTGATTGCAAAAACTCAAGAACTTGTGAAAAAATTAAAAAGTGAATTCAACTATCTTAAAAATCTGAATGAGTCTGTTAATCAAATTCAATCAGTTAAAGAACTGGAAGAAGTAATGAAAAAACTAAGGATAAAATCCGTACAAGAAAAAGAAGCTAAAGATGATTTGAGCTTGAGGTTCAAACACTATGTGATTGAAGGAAAATATGATCTTTATGTCGGCAAAGACAGTAAGAACAACGATCTTTTAACAACAAAGTTTGCAAAGCAAAACGATTATTGGTTCCATGCAAGAGGTGCTTCAGGTTCACACGCAGTTTTGAGAATTCATAACACAAAAGAACCTGTTCCGAAAAGTGTATTAAAAAAATCTGCTTCGATTGCTGCTTTTCACAGCAAGGCAAAGACGGCAGGAATAGTTCCGGTTGCTTTTACTTTTAAAAAATACGTAGTGAAGAAAAAAGGAGATCCGGTTGGAACTGTTCATTTATTAAGAGAAGATGTATTGTTAGTAAAGCCTGAGATTCCTGCTGGATGTGAGTACGTCTCTTCACAAGATTAA
- a CDS encoding PASTA domain-containing protein: MKNFLRNSLLKKILYGFIGLILFIIVLDNFIMPWVVSSPETTVPEVIGMQVTEGIRVLEEKGFEPVISDTSYGLQSKVGEIFLQKPDPGAVVKEGRTIYLFVSGGDKTISVPLLKGKSLLDAKFALERLGLKLGRIERIPSSQPQDMIFDQQFEEGTLLKQGDFVGVSISAGTGGGTIIVPDLIGKSLTEAKKILADSSLIIGKINYQPSATLLPNTILDQYPSSGNSVNPGNAVDLFVTKPADTNIPNEEND, translated from the coding sequence ATGAAAAATTTCCTTCGAAATTCTCTGTTAAAAAAAATACTTTACGGTTTTATAGGCTTAATATTATTTATTATCGTTCTGGATAATTTTATAATGCCGTGGGTTGTGAGTTCTCCTGAAACAACCGTCCCGGAAGTAATCGGAATGCAGGTTACTGAAGGAATTCGTGTACTTGAAGAAAAAGGATTTGAACCTGTAATCAGTGATACATCTTATGGTCTTCAATCAAAAGTTGGGGAAATTTTTCTGCAAAAACCTGATCCCGGTGCTGTTGTGAAAGAAGGAAGAACAATTTATTTGTTTGTTAGTGGTGGTGATAAAACTATATCGGTACCTCTGTTAAAAGGTAAATCACTTCTCGATGCAAAGTTTGCACTTGAACGTTTGGGTCTAAAATTAGGAAGAATTGAAAGAATTCCTTCCAGCCAGCCTCAGGATATGATTTTTGATCAACAGTTTGAAGAGGGAACATTACTCAAACAAGGTGACTTTGTTGGTGTTTCAATTAGTGCAGGTACAGGTGGTGGAACGATTATTGTCCCTGATCTGATTGGTAAATCTCTTACAGAAGCAAAAAAGATTCTTGCTGATAGTTCATTGATTATAGGAAAGATAAATTATCAACCCTCTGCAACTCTGCTGCCTAACACTATACTTGATCAATATCCAAGCAGTGGTAATTCTGTAAATCCCGGAAATGCCGTTGACCTTTTTGTTACAAAACCCGCAGATACCAATATTCCTAATGAGGAGAATGATTAA
- a CDS encoding ribulose-phosphate 3-epimerase gives MTYLAPSILSADFSNLSQQIRMTEMGGADWIHCDVMDGHFVPNITIGPVIVKAVRKTTKLPVDVHLMIENPDKYLEAFAEAGANYISVHVEEVVHLNRTVNRIKELGCKAGVVINPATPVSALTDIAEYIDLLLIMTVNPGFGGQEFIPNSIRRIEEAVILRSKLNANFLIEIDGGVNSKTIVKAKKAGADIFVAGSAIFHSDNITASTAELRNLIK, from the coding sequence ATGACTTACTTAGCTCCTTCAATACTCTCTGCAGATTTCTCAAATTTATCGCAGCAAATTCGTATGACTGAAATGGGTGGAGCAGATTGGATTCATTGTGATGTGATGGATGGTCATTTTGTTCCGAATATTACAATCGGACCTGTAATAGTAAAAGCTGTTAGAAAAACCACTAAGCTTCCGGTTGATGTCCACTTAATGATTGAAAATCCGGATAAATATTTGGAAGCTTTTGCTGAAGCAGGTGCAAATTATATATCGGTGCACGTTGAAGAAGTTGTTCATCTTAACAGAACTGTAAATCGAATAAAAGAACTTGGATGTAAAGCTGGTGTTGTAATAAATCCTGCAACTCCTGTGTCTGCTTTGACAGACATTGCTGAATATATTGATCTGCTACTCATTATGACAGTTAATCCGGGATTCGGAGGACAGGAATTTATTCCAAATTCAATCAGAAGAATTGAAGAGGCTGTAATTCTCAGATCAAAACTTAATGCAAATTTTTTAATTGAGATTGATGGCGGTGTTAATTCAAAAACTATAGTAAAAGCAAAGAAAGCCGGGGCTGATATTTTTGTTGCTGGTTCTGCAATATTTCATTCTGATAATATTACGGCTTCGACTGCCGAATTAAGGAATCTTATTAAATAA
- the folP gene encoding dihydropteroate synthase — MKLTEVIKSDLLNPIKNYEKSSMIKYQIGKKVFDFKYSYSMGVLNVTPDSFSDGGKFFKKKEALQLASRMVEEGVDIIDIGGESTRPGSIPIEEQEELQRVIPLIERIILEKPETIISVDTVRSNVARKALESGAKIVNDISAGTFDPNIFNIIKDFDASMVIMHIKGKPKTMQVSPSYENVITEIYDFLSGQIEIAVKHGIKQIFIDPGIGFGKRIEDNLKLLSRLEDFKSLGFPILIGVSRKSFIGNILNLSIENRDDASNALNAMLLTKGARVIRTHNFVQAVQTCKLYNSLTDYQ; from the coding sequence ATGAAATTAACTGAAGTTATAAAATCAGATTTACTTAATCCGATTAAGAATTATGAAAAGTCTTCAATGATCAAATATCAAATCGGTAAAAAAGTATTTGATTTTAAATATTCATATTCCATGGGTGTTCTCAACGTCACTCCTGATTCATTTTCTGATGGAGGAAAATTCTTCAAAAAGAAAGAAGCACTTCAACTTGCATCGCGAATGGTAGAGGAAGGCGTGGATATTATTGATATTGGCGGAGAATCTACAAGACCGGGATCTATTCCAATTGAAGAGCAGGAAGAATTACAGCGGGTTATTCCTTTGATTGAAAGAATAATATTAGAAAAACCGGAAACAATTATTTCAGTTGATACAGTACGTTCAAACGTTGCACGAAAAGCTCTTGAAAGCGGTGCAAAGATAGTTAATGATATTAGCGCAGGAACATTTGATCCAAATATCTTCAATATCATAAAGGATTTTGATGCATCAATGGTAATAATGCATATCAAAGGTAAACCTAAAACAATGCAGGTTTCGCCCAGCTATGAAAATGTAATCACTGAGATTTATGACTTTCTTTCCGGACAAATTGAAATTGCGGTGAAGCATGGAATAAAACAAATTTTTATTGATCCTGGTATTGGCTTTGGAAAAAGAATTGAAGATAATCTTAAACTTTTAAGCAGGCTTGAAGACTTTAAGTCATTGGGATTTCCTATTTTAATTGGTGTTTCTAGAAAATCTTTTATTGGGAACATCCTTAATTTAAGTATTGAAAACCGGGATGATGCTTCCAATGCTTTAAATGCGATGCTTTTAACAAAAGGAGCCAGAGTAATACGAACTCATAATTTTGTTCAAGCTGTTCAAACTTGTAAACTTTATAATTCACTTACAGACTATCAATGA